The Echinicola jeungdonensis genome segment GAATACTCTAAAATGGCACTTGGCAGAAAGGAAATATATTTCCCGCTTTTTGAAGACGCCCTGAAACGCCACAATATGCCCGAGGACATCAAGTACTTGGCAATCATTGAATCAGGCTTAAACCCAAAAGCAAAGTCCAGGGTTGGTGCCATGGGTCTATGGCAATTTATGCCTGCCACCGGCCGTATATATGACCTTTACGTTACCCGGGATATTGATGACCGTATGGATCCCGAATTGGCTACCGAGGCTGCCTGCAAATATCTGAAAACGTTACACAGAATGTTTAATGATTGGGAATTGGCCATGGCAGCTTATAATTGCGGACCTGGGAATGTCAGAAAAGCAATTAGGAGATCCGGAGGAAAAAGAAACTTTTGGAGTATCTATCGTTTCCTTCCCCGGGAAACCAGAGGATATATACCTCAATTTCAAGCCATCATGTATGTATTCAAATATGCTGATGAGCATAACCTGGTATTGGAAAACGCCAATTTTCCTGTTGCCCATGAAAAAATCCGCTTTAATCACGAAGTGGACTTGAAACAGCTGGCTGAAATAACAGACATCTGCATGGACGATTTGGAAATGCTTAACCCTGCCATAATCAACCAAAAAATCCCTCATTCCCAAAGGCAATATGCTTTGAGGGTTCCCAAAAAGCAAGCAATATACCTGGCTGAAAATAAAGAGCAAATAGCAGATTCCCTTCAGGTGAAAGCTGAAAGGCTATTGGCCATTCAGGAAGAGGGAAATGAAGCCCCAGTGCGAAAAGCACCTGAAAAAATAACTTACAGGGTTAGAAGAGGCGATGCCTTGGGAAAAATTGCAAGCAGGCACAATATCACTATATCTGAACTAAAAGCCTGGAATGGGCTACATTCCAACCTTATCAAGGTAGGACAAACCCTAACTATTTATCAGGGAAAAGGAGCATTTGATAAAAACCTGGTTACCCAGCAAGCTAAACAGGATGTGACATCTTATAAAAACACCCCTAAAACTTATATTGTTCAACCTGGAGATTCTCTTTGGCTAATTGCCCGTAAACTGGAGGGAGTTAGCATTGAAGAAATCAAAAGACTGAATAAGTTGAGATCAAATAAAATTAAACCTGGCCAAAAACTGATTATTGGATAAGCCCTTATCAACTAAATAATTAATTGGTTTATTTTTTTGACCCGGCCAAAATTTATAAATTGTATCAAAATTTATTTAACTGTCATTGTTATGTCCTTTCAAAAAACCATTGCTTGGGTACTCTGCATCCTATCTGCAGGTTTACTATATAGCTGCGATCAAGCTCAACGGGGATCAAACTCCAATAAACCTCCTGCCCGGGGCGGAAGAGGGGAAATAGTTTTGGTTATTGATTCCTTAAAATTTCAGGGTGAGGTTAAAGAGGCCCTTCTGGAAGTTTTCCAGGAGGATATCCCAGGTTTGGTTCGGGAAGAGAGTCTATATGACTTGAGGAGAGTGGACCCCAGGGCCATGACCAGGATATTAAGGATGGCATACAATATTGTATATGTCACCACATTTGATGACAAAAACCCCGGAAGCCAATCCATTAACGCCCAGTTTAGCAAAAAATCAAAAGAACAAGCGGCTAAAAATGATTCCTTGTTTATGATAAGAAATGAGGATGAATTTGCCAGAGGGCAAGAGGTAATTTATCTCTTTGGCAATAATGAAAAAGAACTGATCGAAAATTTAAGGAAAAATAAATCCAAGATCCAAAATCTTTTTGAGGTGAGAGAGAGGAACAGACTTGGCGAAGTATTGTTTAATAGGACAAATGGAAAATTAGCGGCTAAGGGCGAGGAGCTTTTTAATCTTGAACTAAAAATCCCCCCCTCCTATCAGTTTGTAAAAGAGGGAGAAAATTTCCTTTGGGCCAGGCAACCTACCCCTACCACGCAAAGAGCAGATATCAGTTTAATTTTTTATGAAACTGAATATAAATCTGAAGAACAGTTATTTCCGGAAAACATCATCAAATTAAGGGATGAGATTCTTAAAACCAGGGTTTTTGGAGACCCCAACAATCCTGAATCCTTTGTAAAAACGGAAAAACAGGTCCCCCCGGCTTTCCGCAATTTAAAGATAGACGGCCAATACGCTGTAGAAATGAGAGGCCAATGGAAAACCAATAATGTGTCAATGGGTGGCTCCTTTATTTCTTATGTGACCGTTAACCCGGATAATAGTAAGCTTTATTTTATGGAGGGTTTTGTATTTTACCCCAATGAAAAACATAAATCCGCATTGTGGGAAATTGAAACCATCCTGATGGGGACTAATTTTATTGAAAACCCTGAAAAATAAAACCTAAAATAAAATCCAAATTATAGCTTTTAGATATGCCAATTAAAATAAGAAAAGAAGATGCCCTCAATTACCATAAACAGGGTAGTCCTGGAAAAATAGAGGTCATACCAACCAAGCCATTATCCAGCCAACTTGACCTGGCCTTAGCTTATTCGCCCGGGGTGGCAGAGCCTTGCAAAGAAATTGCTGCCCAAAAAGAAAAAGTTTATCAATACACTTCCAAAGGCAACCTGGTTGCCGTTATTTCCAATGGAACAGCTGTTTTGGGCCTTGGGGATATAGGACCTGAAGCTGGAAAACCTGTTATGGAAGGTAAGGGGGTGCTTTTTAAGAAGTTTGCCGGGATTGATGTTTTTGATATAGAAATTGATGAGAAAGATCCCTATAAACTGATTCAGACCATCAAATCCCTGGAGCCCACTTTCGGTGGGATAAATTTAGAGGACATCAAGGCACCTGAATGTTTTATTATTGAGCAGACCCTTAAAAAGGAAATGAATATTCCGGTCATGCATGATGACCAACACGGGACAGCAATCATTTCTGGTGCAGCCCTCTTAAATGCCCTGGAGCTTGTAGGCAAAAAAATTGAAGATATCCGGTTGGTAGTCAATGGGGCTGGAGCCTCTGCCATTTCATGCACCCGTTTTTACATGTCCCTTGGGGTGCAAAAGAAAAACATCATCATGTGTGATAAATCTGGGGTAATCCGGACTGATAGGGCGGAATTGGATGATATTAAAAAAGAGTTTGCCCTGGAAAGCGGTCCTGAAAAAAACCTGTCTGATGCCCTCGATGGAGCAGATGTCTTTTTGGGACTTTCGGCAGGAAATGTGGTTTCCAAGGACCAAATCATGTTAATGGCCCCCAACCCTATCGTCTTTGCCCTAGCTAACCCCGACCCTGAAATTTCCTATGATGTAGCCACAGCAGCCCGGGAAGACCTGATCATGGCTACTGGACGCTCTGACTATCCAAACCAAGTCAACAATGTATTGGGATTTCCTTATATCTTCCGGGGTGCATTGGATGTACGCTCCCTGAGCATCAATGAAGAAATGAAATTGGCGGCAGCACAGGC includes the following:
- a CDS encoding lytic transglycosylase domain-containing protein, producing MTFSLMFFAISSVMLTTAHGQELYNFVNDMEEEETLTPTYNYEYIPDFTYDEINQRIQLMDTEMPYALNETIFAFINYFTVRNREYSKMALGRKEIYFPLFEDALKRHNMPEDIKYLAIIESGLNPKAKSRVGAMGLWQFMPATGRIYDLYVTRDIDDRMDPELATEAACKYLKTLHRMFNDWELAMAAYNCGPGNVRKAIRRSGGKRNFWSIYRFLPRETRGYIPQFQAIMYVFKYADEHNLVLENANFPVAHEKIRFNHEVDLKQLAEITDICMDDLEMLNPAIINQKIPHSQRQYALRVPKKQAIYLAENKEQIADSLQVKAERLLAIQEEGNEAPVRKAPEKITYRVRRGDALGKIASRHNITISELKAWNGLHSNLIKVGQTLTIYQGKGAFDKNLVTQQAKQDVTSYKNTPKTYIVQPGDSLWLIARKLEGVSIEEIKRLNKLRSNKIKPGQKLIIG
- a CDS encoding DUF4837 family protein produces the protein MSFQKTIAWVLCILSAGLLYSCDQAQRGSNSNKPPARGGRGEIVLVIDSLKFQGEVKEALLEVFQEDIPGLVREESLYDLRRVDPRAMTRILRMAYNIVYVTTFDDKNPGSQSINAQFSKKSKEQAAKNDSLFMIRNEDEFARGQEVIYLFGNNEKELIENLRKNKSKIQNLFEVRERNRLGEVLFNRTNGKLAAKGEELFNLELKIPPSYQFVKEGENFLWARQPTPTTQRADISLIFYETEYKSEEQLFPENIIKLRDEILKTRVFGDPNNPESFVKTEKQVPPAFRNLKIDGQYAVEMRGQWKTNNVSMGGSFISYVTVNPDNSKLYFMEGFVFYPNEKHKSALWEIETILMGTNFIENPEK